In Ochrobactrum sp. Marseille-Q0166, a single genomic region encodes these proteins:
- the rpsR gene encoding 30S ribosomal protein S18 — MVDINQIPTRRPFHRRRKTCPFTGPNAPKIDYKDIKLLQRYISERGKIVPSRITAVSQKKQRELAQAIKRARFLGLLPYVVK, encoded by the coding sequence ATGGTTGATATCAATCAGATCCCAACCCGTCGTCCTTTCCATCGTCGTCGCAAGACCTGCCCATTCACAGGTCCAAATGCGCCTAAGATCGACTACAAGGACATCAAGCTCCTGCAGCGTTACATTTCGGAACGCGGCAAGATCGTTCCTTCCCGTATTACGGCTGTCAGCCAGAAGAAGCAGCGCGAACTCGCTCAGGCGATCAAGCGTGCACGTTTCCTCGGCCTGCTGCCTTACGTTGTAAAGTAA
- a CDS encoding DUF2232 domain-containing protein — protein MKFNGTIIGVGILAGLASALMSSGVIAQSGMAVVLYFLTPLPIFVAALGWGSSAGLIAAACATIAIGVVATPMAAVLMALTSYAPAAIGAYLSGLARPASELGGPKDIMVWYPLSDIVFRLALMVAASFIIIGFIVGFGPEMARELANTLIDSLAAADPQFTASDEMRQSVSALLIVALPAIQPATCLAILVGNLYLALRLTALSGRLRRPRDDWPATMRMPRPALLVFAVALAIAFLPGAAGLIAAVVVGALSFGFMIAGLATFHQRTRGKPWRPVALWLVYIAIILFAFVLFVFMVFGLFDTSRGAPISKIPNTDKQ, from the coding sequence ATGAAATTCAATGGAACCATCATTGGAGTCGGCATATTGGCGGGGCTTGCCTCGGCATTGATGTCGTCTGGCGTCATCGCCCAGTCGGGCATGGCGGTGGTTCTCTATTTCCTGACACCATTGCCGATTTTTGTAGCCGCTCTTGGCTGGGGTTCGAGCGCGGGGCTTATCGCTGCTGCTTGCGCCACCATTGCAATCGGTGTCGTCGCAACTCCGATGGCAGCGGTTCTTATGGCGCTGACAAGTTATGCGCCTGCTGCAATCGGCGCCTATCTTTCCGGTCTTGCCCGTCCGGCCTCCGAGCTTGGCGGACCGAAGGATATCATGGTCTGGTATCCGCTGTCGGACATCGTTTTCCGCCTGGCACTGATGGTTGCCGCAAGTTTCATTATCATTGGCTTCATCGTGGGTTTCGGACCAGAAATGGCTCGTGAACTTGCCAATACGCTGATCGACAGTCTTGCCGCAGCCGATCCGCAATTTACCGCCAGCGATGAAATGCGCCAGAGTGTCAGCGCCCTCCTGATTGTAGCGCTGCCTGCGATCCAGCCTGCAACCTGTCTCGCTATTCTGGTCGGCAATCTTTATCTCGCTCTGCGTCTCACAGCCCTTTCAGGTCGTTTGCGCCGCCCGCGTGATGACTGGCCCGCAACAATGCGTATGCCGCGTCCGGCGCTTCTGGTTTTTGCCGTTGCTCTCGCTATTGCATTTTTGCCCGGCGCAGCCGGGCTCATAGCGGCAGTGGTTGTTGGCGCATTGAGCTTTGGTTTCATGATTGCCGGCCTTGCGACTTTCCATCAGCGCACTCGTGGCAAGCCTTGGCGTCCGGTTGCGCTCTGGCTGGTTTACATTGCGATTATTCTCTTCGCATTCGTGCTTTTCGTCTTCATGGTTTTTGGACTTTTCGATACATCGCGCGGGGCGCCAATCTCGAAAATTCCAAATACTGACAAACAATAA
- the rplI gene encoding 50S ribosomal protein L9 produces the protein MDVILLERIARLGQMGDTVKVKDGFARNFLLPQGKALRANEANRKKFEGQRAQLEAQNLERKNEAEAVAEKLNGESFIVVRSAGETGQLYGSVSTRDIAEIVTENGFNLHRNQVELKQPIKAIGIHEIVISLHPEVEVTVSVNIARSTEEAERQAKGEDLTSIEAIYGIEEAPLSEEIFDEDEEGEDQA, from the coding sequence ATGGACGTTATTCTTCTGGAACGCATCGCTCGCCTCGGTCAGATGGGCGACACTGTAAAGGTCAAGGACGGCTTTGCCCGTAACTTCCTTCTGCCACAGGGCAAGGCTCTTCGCGCCAACGAAGCCAACCGCAAGAAGTTCGAAGGCCAGCGTGCACAGCTCGAAGCTCAGAACCTTGAACGCAAGAACGAAGCTGAAGCAGTTGCTGAAAAGCTCAACGGCGAATCCTTCATCGTTGTTCGCTCGGCTGGTGAAACCGGCCAGCTCTACGGTTCGGTTTCGACTCGCGATATCGCTGAAATCGTCACTGAAAACGGCTTTAACCTGCACCGCAATCAGGTTGAACTGAAGCAGCCTATCAAGGCAATCGGCATCCATGAAATCGTTATTTCCCTGCATCCTGAAGTGGAAGTTACGGTTTCTGTAAACATCGCTCGTTCGACTGAAGAAGCCGAACGTCAGGCAAAGGGTGAAGACCTGACTTCGATCGAAGCAATCTACGGCATCGAAGAAGCTCCACTTTCTGAAGAAATCTTCGACGAAGACGAAGAAGGTGAAGATCAGGCTTAA
- a CDS encoding cyclopropane-fatty-acyl-phospholipid synthase family protein, translating to MHRMLRTVLSHMIKIGDLTVTDSGGSIFHYGDKTGEGVHIRFNTLHAERAVALDPELKLAECFMDGEIDFLEGDIYTLLKIVFENTGPTAATEPWMKAAGKVRVLFRRFQQMNNLARSSSNVKSHYDLSGALYDLFLDPDKQYSCAYFETPNASLAEAQLAKKRHIAAKLLIKEGDDVLDIGCGWGGMGLYLARYLKANVTGVTLSEEQHAIANKRAVEEGLADRANFQLTDYRNIDDQFDRLVSVGMFEHVGVGHFAEYFQHAARLLKPDGVFLLHAIGRADGPGATNPFIRKYIFPGGYIPALSEVLPHIEKAGLYVTDIEILRLHYAETLKEWRLAFMARREEAKALYDERFCRMWEFYLAASESAFRWQNMMVFHIQIAHKQDAVPLTRNYIEAEEKRLKRLDSAPKGANSEISASKKKAEA from the coding sequence ATGCATAGAATGCTGCGTACTGTTCTTTCGCATATGATCAAAATCGGCGACCTCACAGTCACTGATTCTGGCGGGAGTATTTTTCATTATGGAGATAAGACCGGCGAAGGCGTTCATATACGCTTCAATACGCTTCATGCTGAACGTGCCGTAGCACTCGACCCGGAGCTCAAGCTTGCTGAATGCTTCATGGATGGTGAGATCGATTTTCTGGAAGGTGACATTTATACACTTTTGAAAATCGTCTTCGAGAATACCGGACCAACAGCTGCGACCGAACCTTGGATGAAAGCCGCTGGTAAGGTCCGCGTGTTGTTTCGCCGCTTCCAGCAGATGAATAATCTGGCTCGGTCATCGAGCAACGTCAAAAGCCATTATGATCTTTCAGGGGCGCTCTACGACCTGTTTCTTGATCCCGACAAGCAATATTCCTGCGCCTATTTCGAAACCCCCAATGCATCGCTCGCCGAGGCACAGCTCGCGAAGAAACGTCATATAGCAGCGAAACTCCTCATCAAAGAGGGCGATGATGTACTGGATATCGGTTGCGGCTGGGGCGGGATGGGGCTTTATCTGGCCCGTTATCTCAAGGCCAACGTCACAGGCGTTACGCTCTCTGAAGAACAACACGCCATTGCGAATAAACGTGCCGTCGAAGAAGGGCTTGCGGACCGCGCAAATTTCCAACTGACTGATTATCGCAATATTGATGATCAGTTTGACCGGCTTGTTTCAGTCGGTATGTTTGAACATGTGGGCGTTGGTCACTTTGCAGAGTATTTTCAGCACGCTGCACGCCTTTTGAAGCCGGACGGGGTCTTCCTTCTTCATGCGATCGGCCGCGCCGACGGTCCGGGTGCAACCAATCCATTCATCCGCAAATATATTTTCCCCGGTGGCTATATCCCTGCCCTCTCTGAAGTGCTTCCGCATATCGAGAAGGCCGGGCTCTATGTGACTGACATTGAAATTCTGCGGCTTCATTATGCAGAAACACTCAAGGAATGGCGGCTTGCCTTCATGGCCCGGCGTGAGGAAGCCAAGGCACTCTATGACGAACGCTTCTGCCGGATGTGGGAGTTTTATCTGGCAGCATCTGAAAGTGCCTTCCGCTGGCAGAACATGATGGTCTTCCACATCCAGATTGCGCACAAGCAGGACGCTGTGCCGCTTACACGCAATTATATTGAGGCTGAGGAAAAGCGTTTAAAGCGGCTCGACAGTGCGCCAAAAGGCGCAAACAGCGAAATATCGGCTTCAAAAAAGAAGGCCGAGGCCTGA
- a CDS encoding replicative DNA helicase, whose product MAEAAVRKLDDARDQKDALYREAPHNIEAEQALLGAILINNDAFYRVSDFLKPTHFFEPLHRRIYEIATDLIRVGKMANPVTMKTFLPNEGKIGDLTVFQYVARLATEAVTIINAEDYGRAIYDLATRRALIGIGEDMVNIAYDAPVDNAPQEQIEDAERRLFELAETGRYDGGFQAFKDAVTTAVDMANAAFMRDGHLSGVSTGIHTLDSKMGGLQPSDLIILAGRPGMGKTSLATNIAFNIANAYEAEQQADGTMKAKNGGVVGFFSLEMSAEQLATRIISEQTEVSSSKIRRGDITETDFEKLVACSQVMQKIPLYIDQTGGISIAQLAARARRLKRQRGLDVLVIDYVQLMTGSSKASAQNRVQEITEITTGLKALGKELNVPIIALSQLSRQVESRDDKRPQLSDLRESGSIEQDADVVLFVFREEYYVKNLEPRDEFDPKYEEWKQHFEKVRGTADVIIAKQRHGPTGTVKLAFQSEFTRFADLAEGSYLPEQYE is encoded by the coding sequence ATGGCGGAAGCGGCGGTACGCAAACTCGACGATGCGCGCGATCAAAAAGACGCGCTTTATCGTGAAGCGCCCCACAATATTGAAGCAGAGCAAGCGCTTTTGGGTGCTATTCTCATCAACAATGACGCCTTTTATCGCGTTTCAGACTTTCTGAAACCAACGCATTTCTTTGAGCCTTTGCATCGCCGGATCTATGAGATCGCAACCGATCTCATCCGCGTCGGCAAAATGGCCAACCCGGTAACGATGAAGACCTTCCTGCCCAATGAGGGCAAGATCGGCGACCTGACTGTATTCCAGTATGTTGCACGTCTTGCAACGGAAGCCGTGACCATCATCAATGCCGAAGACTATGGCCGCGCGATCTATGATCTAGCAACGCGACGGGCCTTGATCGGCATTGGCGAAGATATGGTCAATATCGCCTATGACGCGCCAGTTGATAATGCTCCACAAGAACAGATCGAAGACGCCGAGCGCCGTCTGTTCGAACTTGCAGAAACGGGCCGCTATGACGGCGGTTTTCAGGCCTTCAAGGATGCAGTCACAACAGCTGTTGACATGGCCAATGCCGCTTTCATGCGCGACGGCCATTTGTCGGGTGTATCCACGGGCATTCATACGCTTGATAGCAAGATGGGCGGTTTGCAGCCTTCCGACCTGATCATCCTTGCGGGTCGTCCGGGTATGGGCAAGACTTCGCTTGCGACCAACATCGCGTTTAACATCGCCAATGCCTATGAAGCCGAGCAGCAGGCCGATGGCACGATGAAGGCCAAAAATGGCGGCGTTGTCGGTTTCTTCTCGCTTGAAATGTCGGCGGAGCAGCTCGCAACCCGTATCATTTCCGAGCAGACGGAAGTGTCTTCCTCGAAAATCCGTCGCGGCGACATCACTGAAACAGATTTCGAGAAGCTGGTGGCCTGCTCACAGGTGATGCAGAAGATTCCGCTTTATATCGATCAGACCGGTGGCATCTCCATTGCACAGCTCGCAGCTCGCGCACGTCGTCTGAAACGCCAGCGCGGCCTTGACGTTCTGGTGATCGACTACGTTCAGCTGATGACCGGTTCGTCCAAGGCATCGGCACAGAACCGCGTGCAGGAAATCACTGAAATCACCACAGGACTGAAGGCGCTTGGCAAGGAGCTCAATGTTCCGATCATCGCATTGTCGCAGCTCTCGCGTCAGGTGGAAAGCCGTGATGACAAGCGCCCACAACTCTCCGATCTTCGTGAATCGGGTTCGATCGAGCAGGACGCCGACGTGGTTCTTTTCGTGTTCCGTGAAGAATATTACGTCAAGAATCTCGAACCACGCGACGAGTTTGATCCGAAATATGAAGAGTGGAAGCAGCATTTTGAAAAAGTGCGTGGCACCGCCGACGTTATCATTGCCAAGCAGCGTCACGGACCGACTGGCACCGTAAAGCTCGCCTTCCAGTCCGAATTCACACGATTTGCAGATTTGGCCGAAGGTTCCTATCTGCCGGAGCAGTATGAATAG
- the radA gene encoding DNA repair protein RadA, with product MAKARVQFICQNCGAVHTRWAGKCDSCGEWNTLVEEGTNSGIGSGPGSMLSKRKGRAVALTSLSGEIEDAPRIISGISELDRVTGGGFVRGSAILIGGDPGIGKSTLLTQAAAALANRGHRIVYVSGEEAVAQIRLRAQRLGVASSSVELAAETNVEDILATVSDGKRPDLVIIDSIQTLWTDMADSAPGTVTQVRSSAQAMIRYAKQTGAAVVLVGHVTKEGQIAGPRVVEHMVDGVLYFEGEGGHQYRILRTVKNRFGPTDEIGVFEMSDGGLREVSNPSELFLGERNAKSPGAAVFAGMEGTRPVLVEIQALVSPSSLGTPRRAVVGWDGSRLAMILAVLESHCGVRFGQHDVYLNVAGGYRISEPAADIAVAAALVSSIAGIALPADSVYFGEISLSGAVRAVSHAVQRLKEAEKLGFRQAVVPGGSSDLWKDRNFGLMETTALPDLVARIAASGPGKK from the coding sequence ATGGCTAAAGCACGCGTTCAGTTCATCTGCCAGAATTGCGGTGCAGTTCACACGCGCTGGGCGGGTAAGTGCGACTCCTGCGGCGAGTGGAATACACTCGTCGAAGAAGGCACCAACAGCGGCATCGGGTCTGGCCCCGGCTCCATGCTTTCCAAGCGTAAGGGCCGCGCTGTTGCTCTCACTTCACTTTCAGGCGAAATCGAAGATGCGCCGCGCATCATTTCCGGCATCAGCGAACTTGATCGCGTTACCGGCGGTGGCTTCGTGCGTGGTTCTGCCATCCTGATTGGCGGCGATCCCGGCATCGGCAAGTCAACGCTTCTGACACAGGCAGCAGCAGCGCTTGCCAATCGCGGGCACCGCATCGTCTATGTATCAGGCGAAGAAGCCGTCGCGCAGATACGTCTTCGGGCGCAACGTCTTGGTGTGGCATCTTCTTCCGTGGAACTGGCCGCTGAAACCAATGTCGAAGATATTCTTGCGACCGTTTCCGATGGCAAGCGGCCCGATCTCGTCATCATTGATTCGATCCAGACACTCTGGACGGATATGGCAGATTCTGCCCCGGGAACAGTCACCCAAGTGCGCTCATCCGCTCAGGCAATGATCCGCTATGCCAAGCAGACGGGTGCTGCCGTTGTTCTTGTTGGCCACGTTACCAAAGAAGGCCAGATTGCTGGCCCGCGCGTCGTTGAACATATGGTCGATGGCGTTCTCTATTTTGAGGGCGAAGGCGGGCATCAGTATCGCATCCTTCGCACGGTCAAAAACCGTTTCGGACCGACCGACGAAATCGGTGTGTTTGAAATGTCGGATGGCGGATTACGCGAAGTCTCCAACCCATCTGAGCTGTTTCTGGGCGAGCGAAATGCGAAATCGCCGGGTGCTGCTGTTTTTGCGGGGATGGAAGGAACACGCCCGGTTCTGGTGGAAATACAAGCTCTCGTCTCCCCTTCTTCGCTCGGCACACCGCGCCGCGCTGTTGTTGGTTGGGATGGAAGCCGCCTTGCGATGATCCTGGCCGTTCTCGAATCACATTGTGGTGTGCGCTTTGGCCAGCATGATGTCTACCTCAATGTTGCTGGGGGTTATCGGATCAGTGAGCCTGCGGCTGACATCGCAGTGGCTGCGGCGCTTGTTTCGTCCATTGCAGGTATTGCCCTGCCCGCAGATAGTGTTTATTTCGGCGAAATCAGCCTTTCTGGTGCTGTTCGTGCGGTTTCTCATGCAGTACAGAGACTGAAGGAAGCTGAAAAGCTCGGTTTCAGGCAGGCAGTCGTTCCCGGTGGAAGCAGCGATCTGTGGAAAGATCGCAACTTCGGCCTCATGGAAACGACGGCACTCCCTGATCTGGTCGCGCGTATCGCTGCATCAGGCCCGGGTAAAAAATAG
- a CDS encoding CvpA family protein, which translates to MPVTLLDGILLGITLVSAVLAMVRGFSREVLSLVSWAAAAAAAYLFYQPVLPYLQPYINNETIAKIAAAGAVFLVVLIVVSLITMKIADFIIDSRIGALDRTLGFLFGAARGVLLVVVAMLFFNWLVPADQPAWVTNAKSKPMLDSFGQQLVELLPADPEAAIKQFKPGQGTQTPAGTTTEQPVPDDTPAAN; encoded by the coding sequence ATGCCGGTTACGCTACTTGATGGAATTCTACTCGGAATAACGTTGGTTTCGGCCGTACTTGCTATGGTTCGCGGTTTCTCACGCGAAGTGCTTTCACTGGTTTCATGGGCAGCGGCCGCCGCCGCAGCCTATCTCTTTTACCAGCCGGTGCTGCCCTATTTGCAGCCATACATAAACAACGAGACGATCGCCAAAATCGCAGCCGCCGGCGCAGTTTTTCTGGTGGTACTGATCGTTGTTTCGCTGATCACGATGAAGATCGCTGACTTCATCATCGATAGCCGTATCGGTGCACTTGATCGCACGCTCGGCTTCCTGTTTGGTGCGGCACGTGGTGTTCTGCTTGTTGTCGTAGCAATGCTGTTCTTCAACTGGCTGGTGCCTGCAGACCAACCTGCATGGGTCACAAATGCGAAGTCCAAGCCGATGCTCGACTCCTTTGGCCAGCAGCTCGTTGAACTTCTCCCAGCTGATCCAGAAGCCGCCATCAAACAGTTCAAACCGGGTCAGGGTACACAGACACCAGCCGGAACAACGACCGAGCAGCCCGTACCGGACGACACACCGGCTGCAAACTGA
- the purF gene encoding amidophosphoribosyltransferase, translating into MSQQSHDETSFMLDDDTLHEECGVFGILGHEDAAALTAFGLHALQPRGQEAAGIVSYHNRRFHSERHMGLVGDHFTEASTLNRLPGDRAIGHVRYSTTGETILRNVQPLFAELEVGGIAIAHNGNFTNGITLRKQLIASGAIFQATSDTEVVLHMIARSRQASSSDRFVDAIRQVEGGYAMLALTRTKLIAARDPVGIRPLVMGDLDGKPIFCSETCALDIIGAKYVRDVENGEVIICEIQKDGSITTDCIKAENPQPERLCLFEYVYFARPDSVVGGRSVYVSRKNMGMELAKESPIEADVVVPVPDGGTPAALGFAQASGIPFEYGIIRNHYVGRTFIEPTQQIRALGVKLKHSANRAMIEGKRVVLVDDSIVRGTTSVKIVQMIRDAGAKEVHIRVASPMIFHPDFYGIDTPDGDKLLANQYDSLEAMCRYIGADSLEFLTIDGLYKAVGGEPRDPKAPAFTDHYFTGEYPTRLLDQEGESNVHTLSLLASNG; encoded by the coding sequence ATGTCCCAACAATCGCATGACGAAACTTCCTTTATGCTGGACGATGACACGTTGCATGAAGAGTGTGGTGTATTTGGTATTCTCGGCCATGAGGACGCAGCAGCGCTGACAGCGTTTGGTCTGCATGCGTTACAGCCCCGTGGACAAGAAGCCGCCGGTATCGTTTCCTATCACAACCGCCGCTTCCATTCGGAACGCCATATGGGACTGGTGGGCGATCACTTTACGGAAGCGTCAACACTCAACCGGCTACCCGGCGACCGTGCCATCGGGCATGTTCGCTATTCCACAACCGGCGAAACGATCCTGCGTAATGTGCAGCCGCTTTTCGCAGAGCTGGAAGTTGGTGGCATCGCGATTGCTCACAACGGTAACTTCACCAATGGCATTACACTGCGCAAGCAGCTGATTGCATCTGGCGCAATCTTTCAGGCAACCTCGGACACCGAAGTTGTCCTGCACATGATTGCCCGTTCGCGTCAGGCTTCGTCGAGTGATCGCTTTGTTGATGCGATCCGTCAGGTTGAAGGCGGATATGCCATGCTGGCACTGACCCGCACCAAGCTCATTGCTGCGCGCGATCCGGTCGGTATTCGCCCACTCGTCATGGGTGATCTGGACGGCAAGCCGATCTTCTGTTCGGAAACCTGCGCTCTCGATATTATCGGCGCGAAATATGTTCGCGACGTCGAGAACGGCGAAGTCATCATCTGCGAGATACAGAAAGATGGCTCCATTACCACTGATTGCATCAAGGCTGAAAATCCCCAGCCGGAACGGCTCTGCCTGTTCGAATATGTCTATTTTGCGCGTCCTGACTCTGTCGTGGGCGGACGCAGTGTTTATGTTTCGCGCAAGAACATGGGCATGGAACTGGCGAAGGAATCGCCAATCGAGGCCGACGTTGTTGTGCCGGTGCCGGACGGCGGCACACCTGCGGCGCTCGGCTTCGCACAGGCAAGCGGCATTCCGTTTGAATATGGCATCATCCGCAATCACTATGTCGGCCGTACCTTCATTGAGCCAACCCAGCAGATCCGCGCGCTTGGCGTGAAGCTCAAGCATTCTGCCAATCGTGCGATGATCGAAGGCAAGCGCGTCGTTCTGGTGGATGATTCCATTGTGCGTGGCACCACTTCGGTCAAGATCGTTCAGATGATCCGTGATGCAGGCGCCAAGGAAGTCCATATTCGCGTCGCGAGCCCGATGATTTTTCACCCGGATTTCTACGGTATCGACACGCCAGATGGCGATAAACTGCTGGCAAACCAGTATGATAGTCTGGAAGCGATGTGCCGCTATATCGGTGCGGATTCGCTTGAGTTTCTCACCATCGACGGACTTTACAAGGCCGTTGGCGGTGAGCCACGTGATCCGAAGGCCCCGGCCTTCACCGATCACTATTTTACGGGTGAATATCCGACCCGACTTCTCGATCAGGAAGGCGAAAGCAACGTCCACACCTTGTCGCTTCTCGCCTCCAACGGGTGA
- a CDS encoding SDR family NAD(P)-dependent oxidoreductase, which yields MSIDLTGRVALVTGASRGIGYFLSLELAKRGAHVIAVARTVGGLEELDDDIRKNGGSTTLVPLDITDMEAIDRLGGSIHERWGKLDVLVANAGILGTISPIGHVEAKVFEQVMNVNVKSVWRLIRSTDPLLRASDAGRAILLSSGVAHSCRAFWAPYAASKAAVEVMGRSWAEETKQMKLKVNLVNPGATRTAMRAKAMPGEDPETLPTPQSVAEKIVKLADPALEVTGKLFDVRQDRFLDYHMPS from the coding sequence ATGAGTATCGACCTTACTGGCCGGGTGGCTTTGGTAACGGGCGCTTCACGCGGAATTGGATATTTTCTTTCGCTCGAACTGGCAAAGCGCGGCGCACATGTGATTGCAGTCGCACGCACTGTTGGCGGTCTGGAAGAACTCGACGACGATATTCGCAAGAATGGTGGAAGCACGACGCTTGTGCCACTCGACATCACTGACATGGAGGCGATTGATCGCCTCGGTGGTTCCATTCATGAGCGCTGGGGCAAACTCGACGTTCTGGTCGCGAATGCAGGTATTCTAGGTACGATTTCCCCCATCGGCCATGTTGAAGCCAAAGTTTTCGAACAGGTCATGAATGTGAACGTCAAAAGCGTATGGCGCCTGATCCGCTCCACAGATCCGCTGTTGCGCGCATCGGATGCGGGACGTGCGATTCTGCTTTCTTCAGGTGTTGCGCATAGCTGCCGCGCTTTCTGGGCGCCTTATGCGGCTTCAAAAGCCGCGGTCGAAGTGATGGGGCGCAGCTGGGCCGAAGAAACAAAGCAGATGAAGCTGAAAGTCAATCTGGTCAATCCGGGGGCAACCCGCACGGCAATGCGTGCGAAAGCTATGCCAGGTGAAGATCCTGAAACCCTGCCCACACCACAGTCGGTTGCTGAAAAGATCGTCAAGCTCGCCGATCCGGCCCTTGAGGTAACGGGTAAGCTGTTTGATGTTCGTCAGGACCGGTTCCTCGATTATCATATGCCTTCTTGA
- a CDS encoding AAA family ATPase yields MSHDYQRFIIISGGPGSGKSTLVDALEKQGFARSVEAGRAIIQQQVKIGGNALPWADRALFAELMLSWEMRSYDLAGNNEGPVFFDRGVPDVIGYLTLCGLPVPEHILQAVHTIQYNRTVFLAPPWAEIFGQDTERKQDFDEAKRTFEAMEQTYQQLGYEIALLPKSTVQERANFILQNLPSGFF; encoded by the coding sequence ATGTCTCACGACTATCAGCGCTTCATCATTATCAGTGGCGGACCCGGATCAGGCAAAAGCACACTCGTCGACGCTCTCGAGAAGCAAGGCTTTGCACGCAGTGTTGAGGCAGGCCGTGCCATTATTCAACAGCAGGTAAAGATCGGCGGAAACGCCCTGCCATGGGCCGATCGCGCCTTGTTTGCGGAGCTAATGCTTTCATGGGAGATGCGCTCTTACGATCTTGCCGGCAACAACGAAGGACCGGTGTTCTTTGATCGAGGCGTGCCTGATGTTATAGGCTATCTCACACTTTGTGGATTGCCGGTGCCTGAACATATTCTCCAAGCAGTCCACACGATTCAATATAATAGAACGGTGTTTCTTGCTCCGCCATGGGCAGAGATTTTTGGTCAGGACACTGAGCGCAAGCAGGACTTCGATGAAGCGAAACGCACATTTGAAGCGATGGAGCAGACATATCAGCAGCTTGGATATGAAATCGCGCTCCTGCCGAAATCAACGGTTCAGGAGCGCGCAAATTTTATTCTCCAAAACTTACCGTCAGGCTTCTTCTGA
- the pssA gene encoding CDP-diacylglycerol--serine O-phosphatidyltransferase: protein METPFPPFEPNGRADSSRGPRLSQIPLRIVVPNVITVLAICAGLTGIRLAFEHRFELAVAMVLVAAFLDGVDGRVARMMKGSSKFGEQMDSLADIVNFGVAPALVLYVYVLDQARSFGWIAALLYAIACCLRLARFNVMLEDPNRPPWQSNYFIGVPAPAGAMLVLLPVYLGFLGLTPTRGLAFAVAIFTVAIAFLLVSRLPVYNGKSAGSLIRRDFVMPLILLVVIYVAFLMSFTWYTLTLTALAYLAFLPLSLVAWNRREAADRNAVFPGESSEEA from the coding sequence ATGGAAACACCATTCCCACCCTTTGAGCCGAATGGCCGCGCGGATTCATCACGCGGCCCAAGACTATCGCAGATTCCACTGCGCATTGTTGTTCCGAATGTCATCACTGTTCTTGCCATATGTGCGGGGCTGACTGGCATTCGTTTGGCGTTTGAGCACCGTTTCGAACTCGCAGTCGCGATGGTGCTCGTTGCAGCATTTCTCGATGGTGTCGACGGCCGTGTTGCGCGCATGATGAAAGGTTCGTCAAAGTTTGGCGAGCAGATGGATTCTCTCGCTGATATCGTAAACTTCGGCGTTGCTCCCGCACTGGTGCTGTATGTCTACGTGCTCGACCAGGCGCGCTCGTTTGGCTGGATTGCGGCGCTTCTCTATGCCATCGCCTGCTGCCTGCGCTTGGCGCGCTTCAATGTGATGCTGGAAGACCCAAACCGCCCGCCATGGCAGAGTAACTACTTTATCGGCGTTCCCGCACCGGCGGGTGCCATGCTGGTATTGTTGCCCGTCTATTTGGGTTTCCTTGGTCTTACGCCGACAAGGGGACTGGCCTTCGCAGTTGCAATATTTACGGTAGCTATTGCGTTTTTGCTTGTTAGCCGCCTGCCGGTCTACAATGGCAAATCTGCGGGAAGCCTCATTCGCCGCGATTTTGTGATGCCATTGATTTTGCTCGTGGTTATTTATGTGGCCTTCCTGATGAGCTTCACATGGTACACGCTGACGCTGACGGCACTGGCCTATTTGGCCTTTTTGCCACTCAGCTTGGTGGCATGGAATCGTCGCGAAGCCGCAGACCGCAATGCTGTTTTCCCAGGCGAGTCGTCAGAAGAAGCCTGA